A single region of the Dunckerocampus dactyliophorus isolate RoL2022-P2 chromosome 3, RoL_Ddac_1.1, whole genome shotgun sequence genome encodes:
- the LOC129178133 gene encoding uncharacterized protein LOC129178133 isoform X1: MEDHISKLKSFSKMDLKSKQKVIADGRPTPQLKDLLQNDNQRVTRTFQKDWYSRVEWLCGCAVKQRLFCFPCLLFSPCAGVWTNQGYGDLKNIHRGISKHERSSIHIQNQIALKTFGSSTVDLALSEQRRLDISTHNAMVKENREVLKDLINAACFLAKQELAFGGEEAVRPSNRGNYVELLHAFAEKDERLGRHLETSPVFSGLSNRMLTNLIEAVADVLRQDVKKDIGAASFVAVEVDETTCVTSRAQVSVVLRYVTLKEDVHEVKEVFLGLDDLSDDIATHVLGVLEKHNCVEKLVAQSYTYDGVTVMAPQMNGVQAKIRERVPEAMFSHNYAHKMNLVLMHSAECMPETRTFFKTVEGLGTFFSRSSKRAHLLDDVLQRRFARPAPTEWLLQTIIMHLADLRAVLFIISQTPDCWDIDTQMMAAGYDQWLSKTSTCFLIMAYQSIFIETDALFKVLQDKVMDTAYCCERILDTVAVIEGMRREFGVFYERYEQKCATLGLTDDENPQWVRDERAKMYFNILDNISVQMRASFDHFGELAFLGLVDCAKFGEMSKGFNDGKLQSLAKYARFFDLERLRSELVGLYGSQAVRNTCQSPGQLLDFLAQKDLVQTVPEATKLLQLALTILATAASSSSALKRLKLQSHIRTDQERLSSLAIIAMEAERVSKLKENKEDFYNKVTELFAEKDERLDFIYK; this comes from the coding sequence ATGGAGGATCATATTTCCAAGCTGAAAAGTTTCTCAAAGATGGACTTAAAGTCAAAACAGAAGGTGATAGCCGATGGAAGACCGACGCCGCAGCTCAAAGATTTACTTCAGAATGACAACCAGAGGGTGACTCGCACCTTCCAGAAGGATTGGTACTCCCGGGTGGAGTGGCTGTGTGGCTGCGCTGTCAAGCAGCGGCTTTTCTGCTTCCCTTGCCTTCTGTTCTCCCCCTGTGCCGGCGTCTGGACCAACCAGGGGTACGGCGACTTGAAGAACATCCACAGAGGCATCAGCAAACACGAAAGATCCAGCATTCACATTCAGAACCAGATTGCTTTAAAGACCTTCGGGAGCTCAACCGTCGATTTGGCGTTGAGCGAGCAACGCCGACTGGACATCAGCACCCACAATGCGATGGTAAAGGAAAACCGGGAGGTGCTGAAAGACCTCATCAACGCAGCCTGCTTCCTGGCCAAGCAGGAGCTGGCATTTGGCGGCGAGGAAGCAGTACGACCTTCCAACCGAGGCAACTATGTGGAGCTGCTGCACGCCTTTGCAGAGAAAGATGAGAGGTTAGGCAGACATTTAGAAACATCGCCTGTGTTTTCCGGCCTGTCTAACAGAATGCTGACGAATTTAATTGAAGCGGTTGCTGATGTGCTCAGACAGGACGTCAAAAAGGACATCGGCGCTGCTTCATTTGTTGCTGTGGAAGTGGATGAGACCACCTGCGTCACCAGCCGAGCTCAGGTGTCTGTCGTGCTGCGCTACGTGACTTTGAAAGAGGACGTCCACGAAGTGAAGGAGGTGTTTCTGGGCTTGGATGACCTGAGCGACGACATAGCCACCCACGTCCTGGGAGTGCTGGAGAAGCACAACTGCGTGGAGAAGTTAGTGGCGCAGAGTTACACGTACGACGGGGTGACCGTGATGGCGCCGCAGATGAACGGGGTGCAGGCCAAAATTCGAGAGAGGGTCCCCGAGGCCATGTTTTCTCACAACTACGCCCACAAAATGAACCTGGTGCTGATGCATTCGGCAGAGTGTATGCCCGAGACGAGAACGTTTTTTAAAACGGTCGAGGGGCTGGGGACGTTCTTCAGCAGGTCTTCCAAACGCGCCCACTTGCTGGATGACGTTCTGCAGCGACGGTTCGCAAGACCGGCGCCCACAGAATGGTTGCTGCAGACGATAATCATGCATCTTGCAGATCTGCGTGCCGTGTTGTTCATCATAAGCCAAACTCCAGACTGCTGGGATATCGACACGCAAATGATGGCGGCGGGATACGATCAGTGGCTGTCAAAGACGTCCACGTGCTTTCTGATCATGGCGTACCAGAGCATTTTCATTGAAACGGACGCCCTTTTCAAAGTGCTGCAAGACAAAGTCATGGACACGGCGTATTGTTGCGAGCGCATCCTCGACACGGTCGCGGTGATCGAAGGCATGAGACGCGAGTTTGGCGTGTTCTACGAGAGGTACGAGCAGAAATGTGCCACGCTGGGCCTGACGGACGATGAAAATCCACAATGGGTCAGAGACGAGCGGGCGAAGATGTATTTCAATATTCTGGACAACATCAGCGTTCAAATGAGGGCCAGCTTCGACCACTTTGGCGAGCTCGCCTTCCTCGGTTTGGTGGATTGTGCCAAATTTGGCGAAATGTCAAAAGGTTTCAATGACGGCAAATTGCAGAGCCTGGCAAAGTACGCGCGATTCTTTGACCTGGAAAGACTGAGGTCCGAGCTCGTCGGACTGTACGGCTCACAAGCGGTGAGGAATACGTGCCAGTCTCCCGGGCAGCTTCTCGACTTCCTGGCCCAGAAGGATCTCGTACAGACGGTCCCAGAGGCCACCAAGTTACTCCAGCTGGCTCTCACCATCCTGGCGACGGCAGCGTCGTCGTCCTCCGCACTGAAGAGACTGAAGTTGCAGAGTCACATTAGGACAGATCAGGAGAGACTCTCGTCTTTGGCGATTATCGCCATGGAGGCCGAGAGAGTTTCCAAACTCAAAGAAAACAAGGaggacttttacaacaaagtaacgGAGCTGTTCGCGGAGAAGGACGAGCGCCTggacttcatatacaaataa
- the gpn1 gene encoding GPN-loop GTPase 1 translates to MRKKMAEAQSSVVPCGDMMADLQENVSAGEKAACGKKPVCLIVLGMAGSGKTTFVQRLTAHLYSLKSPPYLINLDPAVHEIPFPPNIDIRDTVNYKEVMKQYGLGPNGGIVTSLNLFATRFDQVMQFIEKKQHDHRYVLIDTPGQIEVFTWSASGTIITEALASSFPCVVVYVMDTSRSVNPVTFMSNMLYACSILYKTKLPFIVAMNKTDIIEHSFAVEWMQDFEVFQDALNQETSYVSNLTRSMSLVLDEFYSNLRVVGVSSVTGNGLDELLVKVQDAAEEYDRDYRPEYERLRKQLMDAQSQKQQKQLERLRKDLGAMDMSTSVSENADVAGPSDLIMTRGIRESDDDGGGMDSDTDDIDHSKVEESKEKNAFGNFLQERREVVQVRNRKCGLPES, encoded by the exons atgaggaagaagatGGCGGAGGCGCAGTCGAGTGTTGTTCCGTGTGGTGACATGATGGCAGACCTTCAGGAGAACGTGAGCGCGGGAGAGAAGGCTGCTTGTGGGAAGAAACCAGTGTGTTTGATCGTGCTCGGCATGGCTGGATCCGGAAAGACAACCTTCGTTCAG AGGTTGACGGCTCATCTTTACTCTCTCAAAAGTCCTCCGTACCTCATCAACCTGGACCCCGCCGTCCACGAGATCCCCTTCCCTCCAAACATCG acaTCCGAGACACGGTGAACTACAAAGAGGTGATGAAGCAGTACGGCCTGGGACCCAACGGCGGCATCGTGACCTCTCTCAACCTGTTTGCTACTCGCTTTGATCAG GTGATGCAGTTCATAGAGAAGAAGCAACATGATCACCG GTACGTGCTGATTGACACGCCGGGTCAGATTGAAGTGTTCACGTGGTCCGCTTCTGGAACCATCATCACAGAAGCTCTG GCGTCGTCCTTCCCCTGCGTGGTGGTCTACGTCATGGACACGTCACGCAGCGTCAATCCTGTCACCTTCATGTCCAACATGCTGTACGCTTGCAG tATTCTCTACAAGACCAAGCTACCTTTCATCGTAGCCATGAACAAA ACTGACATCATCGAGCACAGCTTTGCCGTGGAGTGGATGCAGGACTTTGAGGTTTTCCAGGACGCTCTAAACCAGGAAACCTCATATGTGAGCAACCTGACACGCTCCATGAGTCTGGTTCTGGATGAGTTCTACTCCAACCTGAGG GTAGTGGGCGTGTCCTCGGTGACGGGAAACGGATTGGACGAGCTCCTTGTTAAGGTGCAGGATGCTGCTGAGGAGTACGACAG GGATTATCGACCAGAATATGAAAGACTTCGCAAACAACTG ATGGACGCTCAAAGTCAAAAGCAGCAAAAGCAGCTGGAGAGACTGCGGAAGGATCTCGGTGCCATGGACATGTCGACGTCCGTTTCAG AAAACGCCGACGTGGCCGGACCCAGCGACCTCATCATGACCCGCGGCATCCGTGAGTCTGACGACGACGGCGGCGGCATGGACAGCGACACGGACGACATTGACCACAGCA AAGTGGAGGAGAGCAAAGAAAAGAACGCCTTTGGGAACTTCCTGCAGGAGAGGAGGGAGGTGGTTCAGGTCCGAAATCGAAAGTGCGGATTGCCGGAGAGTTGA
- the il17a/f1 gene encoding interleukin 17a/f1 has translation MMSETVMSARTRRGSSGPTMETVPVQLNPNLLISSRPFRPLHNDSISPWTYNDSHDASVFPPVSEARCLLQGCLDSDGVEDLKLKSAPILHQVLLLHRLKSKGTESGYHFRLEPRLIAVGCTCVRDPVRRQQ, from the exons ATGATGTCTGAGACGGTGATGTCGGCGAGGACACGGAGGGGGTCCTCTGGTCCCACCATGGAAACGGTCCCCGTGCAGCTCAACCCAAACCTCTTGATTTCTTCCCGACCGTTCCGACCGCTGCACAACGACTCCATCTCACCGTGGACTTACAA CGACTCCCACGACGCCTCGGTGTTCCCGCCCGTGTCGGAGGCTCGCTGCCTCCTGCAAGGCTGCCTGGACTCGGACGGCGTGGAGGACCTGAAGCTGAAGTCGGCCCCCATCCTGCACcaggtgctgctgctgcatcgCCTCAAGTCCAAGGGGACGGAGTCCGGGTACCACTTCCGCTTGGAGCCCCGCCTCATCGCGGTGGGATGTACATGCGTGCGCGACCCTGTTCGACGACAACAATAG
- the LOC129178133 gene encoding uncharacterized protein LOC129178133 isoform X2 has protein sequence MEDHISKLKSFSKMDLKSKQKVIADGRPTPQLKDLLQNDNQRVTRTFQKDWYSRVEWLCGCAVKQRLFCFPCLLFSPCAGVWTNQGYGDLKNIHRGISKHERSSIHIQNQIALKTFGSSTVDLALSEQRRLDISTHNAMVKENREVLKDLINAACFLAKQELAFGGEEAVRPSNRGNYVELLHAFAEKDERQDVKKDIGAASFVAVEVDETTCVTSRAQVSVVLRYVTLKEDVHEVKEVFLGLDDLSDDIATHVLGVLEKHNCVEKLVAQSYTYDGVTVMAPQMNGVQAKIRERVPEAMFSHNYAHKMNLVLMHSAECMPETRTFFKTVEGLGTFFSRSSKRAHLLDDVLQRRFARPAPTEWLLQTIIMHLADLRAVLFIISQTPDCWDIDTQMMAAGYDQWLSKTSTCFLIMAYQSIFIETDALFKVLQDKVMDTAYCCERILDTVAVIEGMRREFGVFYERYEQKCATLGLTDDENPQWVRDERAKMYFNILDNISVQMRASFDHFGELAFLGLVDCAKFGEMSKGFNDGKLQSLAKYARFFDLERLRSELVGLYGSQAVRNTCQSPGQLLDFLAQKDLVQTVPEATKLLQLALTILATAASSSSALKRLKLQSHIRTDQERLSSLAIIAMEAERVSKLKENKEDFYNKVTELFAEKDERLDFIYK, from the exons ATGGAGGATCATATTTCCAAGCTGAAAAGTTTCTCAAAGATGGACTTAAAGTCAAAACAGAAGGTGATAGCCGATGGAAGACCGACGCCGCAGCTCAAAGATTTACTTCAGAATGACAACCAGAGGGTGACTCGCACCTTCCAGAAGGATTGGTACTCCCGGGTGGAGTGGCTGTGTGGCTGCGCTGTCAAGCAGCGGCTTTTCTGCTTCCCTTGCCTTCTGTTCTCCCCCTGTGCCGGCGTCTGGACCAACCAGGGGTACGGCGACTTGAAGAACATCCACAGAGGCATCAGCAAACACGAAAGATCCAGCATTCACATTCAGAACCAGATTGCTTTAAAGACCTTCGGGAGCTCAACCGTCGATTTGGCGTTGAGCGAGCAACGCCGACTGGACATCAGCACCCACAATGCGATGGTAAAGGAAAACCGGGAGGTGCTGAAAGACCTCATCAACGCAGCCTGCTTCCTGGCCAAGCAGGAGCTGGCATTTGGCGGCGAGGAAGCAGTACGACCTTCCAACCGAGGCAACTATGTGGAGCTGCTGCACGCCTTTGCAGAGAAAGATGAGAG ACAGGACGTCAAAAAGGACATCGGCGCTGCTTCATTTGTTGCTGTGGAAGTGGATGAGACCACCTGCGTCACCAGCCGAGCTCAGGTGTCTGTCGTGCTGCGCTACGTGACTTTGAAAGAGGACGTCCACGAAGTGAAGGAGGTGTTTCTGGGCTTGGATGACCTGAGCGACGACATAGCCACCCACGTCCTGGGAGTGCTGGAGAAGCACAACTGCGTGGAGAAGTTAGTGGCGCAGAGTTACACGTACGACGGGGTGACCGTGATGGCGCCGCAGATGAACGGGGTGCAGGCCAAAATTCGAGAGAGGGTCCCCGAGGCCATGTTTTCTCACAACTACGCCCACAAAATGAACCTGGTGCTGATGCATTCGGCAGAGTGTATGCCCGAGACGAGAACGTTTTTTAAAACGGTCGAGGGGCTGGGGACGTTCTTCAGCAGGTCTTCCAAACGCGCCCACTTGCTGGATGACGTTCTGCAGCGACGGTTCGCAAGACCGGCGCCCACAGAATGGTTGCTGCAGACGATAATCATGCATCTTGCAGATCTGCGTGCCGTGTTGTTCATCATAAGCCAAACTCCAGACTGCTGGGATATCGACACGCAAATGATGGCGGCGGGATACGATCAGTGGCTGTCAAAGACGTCCACGTGCTTTCTGATCATGGCGTACCAGAGCATTTTCATTGAAACGGACGCCCTTTTCAAAGTGCTGCAAGACAAAGTCATGGACACGGCGTATTGTTGCGAGCGCATCCTCGACACGGTCGCGGTGATCGAAGGCATGAGACGCGAGTTTGGCGTGTTCTACGAGAGGTACGAGCAGAAATGTGCCACGCTGGGCCTGACGGACGATGAAAATCCACAATGGGTCAGAGACGAGCGGGCGAAGATGTATTTCAATATTCTGGACAACATCAGCGTTCAAATGAGGGCCAGCTTCGACCACTTTGGCGAGCTCGCCTTCCTCGGTTTGGTGGATTGTGCCAAATTTGGCGAAATGTCAAAAGGTTTCAATGACGGCAAATTGCAGAGCCTGGCAAAGTACGCGCGATTCTTTGACCTGGAAAGACTGAGGTCCGAGCTCGTCGGACTGTACGGCTCACAAGCGGTGAGGAATACGTGCCAGTCTCCCGGGCAGCTTCTCGACTTCCTGGCCCAGAAGGATCTCGTACAGACGGTCCCAGAGGCCACCAAGTTACTCCAGCTGGCTCTCACCATCCTGGCGACGGCAGCGTCGTCGTCCTCCGCACTGAAGAGACTGAAGTTGCAGAGTCACATTAGGACAGATCAGGAGAGACTCTCGTCTTTGGCGATTATCGCCATGGAGGCCGAGAGAGTTTCCAAACTCAAAGAAAACAAGGaggacttttacaacaaagtaacgGAGCTGTTCGCGGAGAAGGACGAGCGCCTggacttcatatacaaataa